CCCTCTTTCGTTTCTTATATCTGACCATATCGTCCTACAGTGATCTAGAGAGTCCTACAGCCTAGCCCAGCAACTTAGTGTCATAAGATTTCAAATGCTAAATTCTACTCAATGATGATGCAATCTAGTTATATTTGTATCTATGAGCTAAAGACCAAAAGGAAATGTAACCGAGGTGTAGGCCGATGTAGGCTTtccgatgagagagagagtgtaagaaaGCCCAAGAGCACAGTTGCAAGCACAGATGTGCCTCATGTATACAATAGGATCAATGCAGGGGCACGTGCGCCGCAAACCACGGCTGTCAATAGCATCTGACTACAATAGAGCCCCGACTGTGTGGTGGCTCACCCTGCACCATGCAGTGGGACATCAcatatgttgtgtttgttatgccTTGgcatttgttgtgaaattggaaAAAGGTAAGGAACGGGACTAAATGATGGGAAATGTTAGTCTGTCTTACGCCTAACTCTCTTCCTGACTTCAGAGTCTGTAATGACTCTGATGTTGTTGGCACAATGCCTCGATAAGGAAGGGGACTGGGCTTTAACTGCAAATTTGGTTGGCtctcctctgtgtctttctcactcAAATACCCAcatacacagccacacacaggccCCCAGTGCCAACCCCCTTCCGTTACAACGGTTGGATTTTCAAATCCAAACAATGTGAAGTCTAACCCCCAGATGAAAAAAACTAACATTTGAGAGATCCAATCAAACCTGTCACATAATTTCAGAGCGAATATTGCATTATCCAACAGCCTCCTTTCCAGACCAGTGTGTCACAGCTTTCCCTGCGCTGTGTCATGGTAGCGTCAGCCAGGCTAGGGAGGGGTAGGAATAATGGAATAATGTGTGCCAACAGTTTTAGGTGTTTAAAGTGCTTTTAATAACAAGTTATATTCAACCTAAAAGACCCTTTACACTACCAGTTGAGACAATGAACTGTGAAACCCCATTTTACTCCATCTCAAACTATCCCAAATTAAACTTCGAAATTATTAGTATTTCGCAAACTAATACATTATTTTGAGTCAGATATGATTTAGTCTTGAGTTGTATATCAAATCTACTTTGTTTTGGATTTACAACTTTTATTTTAATATAGTGATGATACAATTCCAACCCAAATATAACTTAAAAATAGATACTGTATATTCTCAGAGCATTCCGGCGCACCAACCGGTTTAAATCAGATAAAACGTATTTGCTGCTTGACTCATTCAACTGATCTTTGGCGCAGAGACTGGGGAGTAGGGTATATGGCTAATAAGCGGAAGAAGCAAATTAATGGACGGGTGAACAACGCATACACCTGGTCTTACCACACCAAGCTGTCAAAATCACTTACACATAACGCGTGATTGAGCGTCCCCTCTTCAGAATGTGCGTAATTAAAATATCAAAACGCGCGCTTTGTTAATCATGGGAATGATTCCAACCCATGATCATCCAAGCATTAACGAAAATTAATATTCTAAGTATTGTGCAGAATGAACATCACAAATTGTTAAGGAAACGTATACATTTTGTATACAAATTGGGTTATGGAACAACCGTAGCATATAGGCCTCTCACACTTGGAGCTTAATCGAGCACAAAATCCGCTTTTTACAAGAAATGGTAGTAATGGACAATTTTGGACACATAATATTGTATGAAATAATTATGGAATTGTGGACATTTGagcaaaatctctctctctctctctctctctctctctctctcacacacacacacacacacacacacacaaagattggTGACGCATGTGCGCTTGTTTGGACAGAACACTTTGGCCACGAGCCCGCCACACGCCTTTGGATAAGCTGAACGTTATGGGTGGGGCGCTCGTGGGAGGGGCCAGTCCACCTCCTAAAGGATAAACTCAGACATATTCATGCCAGTCGGAGATGAAAGTCCCTCGCGCACTGGTTGTATAACTGAGGGAACGAAAAGGAACTTGGAAAGGACTGCAACAGAGAGAAACGGCATCGGTTGAGGATTGGCTATAAAGTCATTTTGCTTGGTTCCTGGGACTTTGGAAGTTAGCCGAACGTCTGACAAGTTTGGAAGGGCGAGTTGTGAACACAAACAGGTGCGTTTTGATTTTGTGTCAATCAAATAATTGCATTTCATGTGATTCTATTCCACATAATGTAGTATTTATCACACAGGATCAACCCATAGGCCTATGCATATTTATGCAATGCAACTGTAAACTGCCTTAATATTCGattctttactattttctataacAGGAAAGGTAATTGATGAAAAAGGCATTCTTCATAATAGGCTTTATGTCAATGCCACCAAACAACTATAATGCGTTATCGTATCATATCAACAAGAAAGTGAGATACCACTATCTTTATTTATTAACCTGATATAGACTGTTATAGATATACATGTTATGGTTTGTATTGTACCATATTCAGTACTATTTTCAGTGTCAAATAGAGTTATGATTGTTTGTTAATCATTCAGTCCTAGACAGAGTTGAGTCTGTGCGTAATACATTGTTGTTATTTATGATTGATAGGCCTTTAGTAAACTGTACTACTTACAGTTACGCACGACTTCACGATCACTAAGTAGGACGACTTagttgtagaacaatagtgtgtGTCCTTAGGCAGAGATTTATTTGGTTGTTGGTGTGTTTAGGAAAGTTCACCCGAGTTCCCATTGAACGTTTTTTATCCTTTGGACTACAGTAGCAGTGGCATTTTCGATAACAATTCCACGCAAGATTGGATTTAAAACGGTACTCATTCCAATCAGCAAATCAAATGTAACTGTTGATGCATGAGATCTTTGGTCCGGTTGTTACCGTGTTTTGTTGATTTGGCTCTGTAGACTACCCTGAATTTAATCTGAGGGTTTTATATCCAGGTTAAATCCCGCATGTCCCAGATTGACAGCGTCTCCAAAACCACCACGGCATAAACAGCAGGGAACCACAGAGTTTATCCCCAAAGTGTCTTCCATTAGATCATCCTACAAAGGACAGAAATTATTTTGCATAGTTAGTGCTCTTTTCCCTTTGAATGAGTTGTTTTTGCTGTCAGAGTTGAGAGATGTTCTGTATCTGCTAAAATGTTCATCCATTCTGTTGGAATGGAAAAGGAACTGTCCCTGCTAGTGTGTGCTGTCCACATGACAGTGCTGAAATTAtactctctcctgtatgtataggCAACCAGTTGGGAATTAAGTTAAAGAGACAGGTCAACCAATTCCAATTCCAAACAATGATGACAAACAATGATGACAAATAACACAGCTGATTCATGAGCTTGACCAATGTGTTTTGTTTTCCTCAGATGACAATGATGACCAAACGATTTGGTAAGCCTGGAGAAGGAGATGTGTCTGAGCTGGTCAGTTCTCTGGCCTGGCTAGATGAGGGCCTGAGCTcccaagatggagagagaggtccaGAGATGGGGGGCCGCTACGGCCTGGGCCCAGGAGGCCGTGGGAGCATCGAGCTGGGCAGCGAAGACATGGAGGATCAGGAGGAGGAAGACaattataatgatgatgatgaggagacTGGAATGGACGGAGAGAACGAGGCGCCCAAACGGAGGGGGcccaagaagaagaagatggCCAGAGGCAGACAGGAGAGGTTCAAGGCGAGACGCACCAAGGCCAACGCCCGCGAGCGGTCCCGCATGCATGGGTTGAACGACGCGTTAGATGTGTTACGTAAGGTCATGCCCTGCGCCTCCAAGACCCAGAAACTGTCCAAGATCGAGACCCTGAGGCTGGCCCGCAACTACATCTGGGCCCTGTCTGAGGTGCTGGAGAGCGGTCAGTCCCCAGAGAGCCATGGCTTCACAGAGATGCTGTGTAAAGGCCTGTCCCAGCCCACTAGCAACCTGGTGGCTGGGTGTCTCCAGCTGGGGGCTTCTGCCCCCAAAATGATCAACAAGCTGGATGACAAGCCCTTTGGAGGATCTCCAGGAGTTGGTAGTGGTGTAGCAGGGCAGCCTGGTGGCCATCACCCCCTGAGTGGTCACTACCCCTCTCCGGGCCTGCCTAGCCCCCCCTACGGGTCCCTGGAGGCCTCCCACCTCCTCCATATGAAGAGCTTCGAGGGAGGGCCCTACGAACAGCACCCTTCCCCTAATGAGTGTAGTAGCAATGGCACCCCCCCTTACGACGGGCCCCTCACGCCCCCCCTCAGCATCAGTGGCAACTTTGCCCTGAAGCAGGAACCTTCCCCCCCACGAGGCTGAAAGGAACTACCCCTCCCACCCTTCCCATTACCTCTCGTCCCTACCCcactaccccccctcctccctggcCGGGCTGCCAGGGCCTCAGGGCCACCTCTTCCAGGCCTCACGCTACGAACTGCCCCTAGACATCCAGGCCTTTGAATCCTTCCCTCCACCACACATGGTCGCCTCACAGATGGGCACTATCTACAGCGAGTGAAGGGGAAAGTGAAGTTGGTTGGCCAGGCAGGGGAGAGATCCCTACACAGCCCTGCCTCTGGTCCTCCAACCTTTCTGCACATACATAGGCCCGTGACTCTATGAATGATTGTGTAGAGTGaaaataatatgacattttacaCTGTCTAGTATCCTACTCTGGGAGAGCATGGAATGCTCCGAGAGAGAGACTCAACTAAACTCAACCTACCTGATCATAATGAACTACTGAAGTCATAAAGATGCACCCTTCATTGTATTACTAATTTATTGTCATTGTTGTTTATTATTTGTGTTGACATTATTTGTATTGTCATAATTTGTTTCTGTCTGTGTAATAAGTCTTCCCTCAGTTCCTATTATATGTAGCTGTACTATTTGTTTACCAAATCAGATATCCAGGTATAAGCACTGCACACTgtctcagacacccatccatttTTTTACTAAAATAGAAGAGTACTTGGGTTGAAAGAAAGTCCTCTCTTGTGTGCTTGAGGATGGAGAGAAAATGTGTCACAAAAAGTTGCTCTATACTCAGTTACTTCAACTTCTGCACTGAGGCCCATACTGTAGCCAGCATCATTTTAGCCATATGAACAGAAATGCATTTAATTTATATCTGTATTTAATATTTATTTTGACAACTATTATCCTTTTTGCAATTTTCTCAGCACTGTTTTTGttttactgtcttcttggtatATAGTTTTTCAGTCACCGGCGACTTTACTAATGAAgcatttaaattattattttttttgaagTACGTTTCAGGATTTTGTCTCTTATGGTGTCCATCACTACTGTTTTTGTAAATATTTAGCTGTTTCGCACTTAATTGAATAAATATTCTTATATTATATACTATTTCTGAagcaacacattttgccatggtttGTTGTCTTTTCACTCAAATGAAATGTGGATATATCAGATATAGGCAATCAGATTGAACATATCATTTTGAGCAGCACATTAGTTTACTCCATAGTGCCATTAGAATTGGGTAGTTATATTACCATTGTACTTTTAAAAACACTCATAAGGTCCCATATTAGGACAGAATATGTCAatgtctcttcctctgttttcTTAACAATCCCTTAATAATACATACATATAGGAATAAATGGCGTTggcggcggcttatggtagaacattgaattctctggaaacagctctgttgttcctgcagtcagcatgccaattgcatgctccctcagaacttgagacatctgtggtattgtgttgctTGACAACACTACACATTTTTGAGTGGTTCTTTAtcatccccagcacaaggtgcatcttggcaaagaagaaatgggaTGTTAACACATTTGTTCACacaattttagagaaataagctttatgtgtgtatgaaacatttctggaatcttttatttcagctcatgaaacatgggaccaacacttttatTGTTgcgtttatttaaaaaatataggcAATTGATTTACATTCATCTGATAATCTAAAAGACAAAACTTGTTTTGATAATAGGGGCATGTGGTTAATGTTAATGAAAATGTGTGTGATGTAATTCCTGGGCTGTACTACAGGGGTTCCCTGCATCTGCCAGGTCAGTAAGGGGCACAGCGGGGCCATGGGAAAAACAGGCCTGGGGAACAGGTGACTGTGTCATGGAaggctttctctccctcctttctctctctcccaatgaCTCATTCTACTATACACCTCATGCCAAAACATGTTTAGCCCAAAACCAAGCTCAGTAAACATCTTAATCAGAAGGTATTACAAACTGTATTTAATAAAGTCTACGGTTAAAAAGCCACTCATTCACCACTCTGGGATGTTTTTGGTAAAACTGCAGTAAaacatttatatactgtatataacattaacataacattttaaaaaagtcAACTGAAACGGAACTGAAATGATTTTTATGACACCCATTACCAGCACTTCTGCTCAAATTCAGGCAAAGTTCCAACACAATTTATATCACCCGACAAACAACAAAAGTTTACGTTTGACTCTGGCAACAAGGATTTGTTTCAGCGCTGTGTTGACATAGTAGAAAAGGAGGGTTCTTGAGACAGACAAAGGGCAGGGGGACAGTGTGCAAAGAGGGAGAGCTGAGAGCaagagaatgagtgtgtgagtgtatgtttaCCATTCTGGTCCTTTAGATAATGGAAATAAAGAGGAAGGTGCCTCTGTGGCTGTCGTCCAAAACAAAAGCCATCCCTCTCACCTCAtcccctcctcatccacctctccttagacTTGTGTCTTTTCCAGTCCCACAAGTCCTGGCAGCATGAGAGAAAAGCAAGGGAGGGAAAAAAGGGAATGATTGTTTTAGTGGGCACCACTGGTCCATTGTAAGTGCAGCCTGTTCTTTCTCTTGACCCCTGACCTGTATTGTTGTGTGGCGCTTCTCGTTCCGATATGAAAGACAGCTGGGAGAACTACGGGGGGTTGACGGACAGCTGGGGACAAattggagagagggacagagagggggagaacgaGAGTGAGTGGGGAAGAAAaagtgagggagagaaataggGATGCAGGGTGTGAGAGAGCAGAGGTGAATGAAGTCCTTGCTCTATCCATTCACAAGTGTTTCCCTTCCctattttctctcctcctctccttcgctCTCAGCCTGGGCATAGGAATGGCACATagctccacacaaacacacacacccatgttgGCCAGGGAGAAAGTGCTGGAAGAGTTCATGTCTGGTGTGTTGCTACTGCTTTGTGCCATTGCTATATTGCTATGGTGTATTTGTTAAGTGGTATGGGGAAGGGTATGTGGATCAAATGAATTAGTAGAGAAGGAGATATTTATTAAATATCAGATAACAATTTCCGAAACATTatgttttaatgttttaaaaAGATTAGAAAAAGTGTCAAAGGTCAGAGgtgatagacagatacagtagagcaAGAAAGAGCCCAAAAGTATTTTACCGTATATAAAATGCCATCTTGGCCAGTGTGTGGGCAGCAGACAGCGACCTGTGGCAAGTCGGTCAGTCCTATGGGACAGCTCATATGTCATTGTCATCTGTGACGCAACTCAATCCACAGACATGGACTGATATGCACAGGGGCAGGGCCAACTACATCTAATAATTATGCAGGCACTGGGAGAAATCTGCCCTATGTATGTCCATgcccaggccgtcattgtaaataatattttttcttaactgacctggtaaaataaaagtaaaatataaTAAATACATAATTGACAATATACAGCATCTGGGGTATTTTGTTTTTGTCTCTCAGAGCACAGCATTACTAATCCACTGGTCAAACAACAGCCTCTCCCATTAAAATGAGAGGTGCTGATCCATAGGGGCCAGATAGATGGAGGGCTGGGTGGAGGGATAAAGCGTTGTGATTAAGATGGTATTAATGTGTCCATAGGAGCTGCTGGAAGGCTTTAATCAGTGTCTGCACTGTGGTTAATCCCCTAGCCTGCCTTTAAGATGGGGCTAACActgtggtcctccctctcctctcctccctccctccatcctcctcctctttctctcctcctcttctcgccTCCTGGGTCGCAGTGTCACATACAATGtagggagaaaagagggagagagagagaggggaagagagaaaaagagaatagagagaaaggaggggaggagagagaaagaggaggggagagagagagacagagggggagaggagagaaagaggagggcaggaaaggatagagaaagagggaggagagagaaagaggtggggagaaagaggaggggagagaaagaggagggcaggaaaggatagagaaagagggaggagagagaaagaggtggggagaaagaggaggggagagaaagaggagggcaggaaaggatagagaaagagggaggagagagaaaggggtgcataggtggtagaggtggaacGGGTCCTGAAACTGAGACGGCTGGGACCGAGGGGAGCAgctggggagagaaagaaagagggatagaCCCAGGGAGGAAGAGATTTGGGGAAAAGAAAGAGGCAAACAATAAAGGAACAGGGGAGACAGGACGGGGTTGGcttgggggaggagagggggagggaaaaatacaaattaaagAGATGTCGGGTAAGACCAGACACAGAAGTAAACTCCCATCCATAGTGTCAAACATAGTATGTCATGAACTTGACTTGATACCACTAAGCTCTACCTTGCACAACTGCACATGATAGTACGTCACTCTACAACAGCACTTCTGTTTTCACCACCAAAACAACATTCACTGGACAAGAGTAAACATGTGCCACTAGCCAAACCCCCTTGTACAGAAACAACCATGGTCATTACTTTAAAAACAACACCCTTTCTCCAAATACACCAAGCACAACTTTAGAAAACGGATTGTTTGGATCCTGGACGCTGATTGGTTGGTAGCACGGAGTTATAGCACACAGGGCCTAAGAACCACCCTTAGTCGGGAGCTATCACACGATAATCACTGGGTTCTCATGCCATATTGCTTAAATGTACAGTACTCCTGCCCATATGGAGAGACACAGAATTATTTCCGTGGGGCTAGTTAGAAAAATAAGGGAAAACAGGTTAAATGGAACAATGGTGCCAAAAGAAACTGCAAGAAAGAGAGTTGGTATGTGGTATGGGGGGGGGAGtttgaatgagagaaagagagcagatcGGCGGACTTAATACGTATGTGAGTGGATATAAAAGGTGATATTGTGAGGTTGGGATGAGGGGGTGGGTTCCTACCCCTCCCAGAGCTGTGTGAGAAGTACTAGAGTGTCGGAGTTAAAGAGCTTCTAATGGGCTCTGGGTGCTGTCCTGTTTACCCTGGCCCCCCTCCTCACGCCCACTGCTTTGTGGAAGTTGCCTGGCTTTGAGGCTCCCACAATGGGGCGAGCGGAGGGACAGATGGGGGTCTCTTTGGATGAGCCAGGGCACAAAAAGAAGGCAAGGTAGGAGGGCCCGGAGCAGAGAGAGCatctgagagagaagagagagttgaCGTCTAGCAGCACGCACTGCTGCCATCAGAGGCAtggcgggagagaaagagagatggagagatggaggtgaAAGAGAAAAGGAGGAAAGTGACAAAGGAAGTTTTTCTCTCCTTTCAGATATTATGCGAGGAGTCACGTAGCGTAGGCCGACCCGAGTGTTTCCTCGGTCTGCTTGTGTCAGCTTTGTGAAGTAAGTCCAGTTCCATCCTGTCCGGACCAGAGATGTCATGGGGGTCATGGAACTGTCCTCCAGGGTCAAGACCACTGTGTCCTTTGAGCTTTGTTGTGACATTCCCTGTTGATTCTGTGGCCAATCAATGTTGGTCGCTGATAAATATTCTAAAAGGCTGGGTGAGCTTTCTTGAGGCCCTTTGCTCCACTTTAGTAGGAGCTAAAAGGAATAAATAAAGTTActttgagagagagaacattcaaaGGGTGAGTTAAGTTATACTCTGAACATACGTGATTCATTTGTAGTGTTTTGTAAGTGAAACCAGAGCTGTTTGGGAGCAGTGCACCAGGGGACCTATAGTGATGGATGaagaaggaggactggaggaggagatgtcgggtggaggagaggtattgagaaagggatggagtaggagaggaggtgcaggggagagcagagggagggacTGGGCACAGGAGCAACAGATGGGGTGTAATTTGGA
The DNA window shown above is from Salmo salar chromosome ssa13, Ssal_v3.1, whole genome shotgun sequence and carries:
- the neurod4 gene encoding LOW QUALITY PROTEIN: neurogenic differentiation factor 4 (The sequence of the model RefSeq protein was modified relative to this genomic sequence to represent the inferred CDS: deleted 1 base in 1 codon), with the protein product MTMMTKRFGKPGEGDVSELVSSLAWLDEGLSSQDGERGPEMGGRYGLGPGGRGSIELGSEDMEDQEEEDNYNDDDEETGMDGENEAPKRRGPKKKKMARGRQERFKARRTKANARERSRMHGLNDALDVLRKVMPCASKTQKLSKIETLRLARNYIWALSEVLESGQSPESHGFTEMLCKGLSQPTSNLVAGCLQLGASAPKMINKLDDKPFGGSPGVGSGVAGQPGGHHPLSGHYPSPGLPSPPYGSLEASHLLHMKSFEGGPYEQHPSPNECSSNGTPPYDGPLTPPLSISGNFALKQEPSPHEAERNYPSHPSHYLSSLPHYPPSSLAGLPGPQGHLFQASRYELPLDIQAFESFPPPHMVASQMGTIYSE